The following are encoded together in the Armatimonadota bacterium genome:
- a CDS encoding carboxypeptidase regulatory-like domain-containing protein, with amino-acid sequence MRRAWTILLVAILAGIIGLTGCGSEFDHGSVKGRIVSAVDGTPIAGAAVFIGSENDVTDASGLYAIEGINTGRKDMVIRKQGYILPGDIVSVNVIKGVVELGDIGLVPVSDQPPGSPVGL; translated from the coding sequence ATGCGCAGAGCGTGGACCATCCTGTTGGTCGCGATACTCGCTGGAATCATCGGCCTGACGGGCTGTGGGAGCGAGTTCGATCATGGGTCCGTGAAGGGCCGCATCGTTAGCGCCGTTGATGGCACACCCATCGCCGGTGCGGCGGTGTTCATTGGCTCGGAGAATGACGTCACCGATGCATCGGGCCTGTACGCGATCGAGGGCATCAACACCGGGCGCAAGGACATGGTCATCCGCAAGCAGGGGTATATCCTGCCCGGAGACATCGTCAGCGTGAATGTAATCAAAGGTGTCGTGGAGTTGGGAGACATCGGCCTGGTCCCGGTGTCGGATCAGCCTCCGGGCTCCCCCGTGGGCTTGTAG
- a CDS encoding PD40 domain-containing protein, with protein MDAPKAVPNRTLAEEPELDAAREVDTMPHTRHSHLSARYLLLAGVMLFALASVLPAWGQISRVSLRDGTSEADHPNQEADDHSTTSLYGLSSSADGTIVAFSTFAENLVPNDGNGFSDVYVRNTLTNETELVSVAQDGGPGNNISYQPAISKGGRWVAFASLASNLVPDDTNGVVDVFLRDLQTGRTIRISTAPDGTQATTFSSFPSIASNADETIVYLSFTSSATNLVPGGSNGLPNIFHCTYFSDTDEKVTRQVSIGPTPNGLAEGDEASVLSAISADGRYVVYTTYIWNIIPPSKVKPDVPVLQFLFYDAAVGYSNFRLITTPDAGTFPAISGDGRFFAFVQDGNVMLYDVLRKATETVSVGPLGEAGNGTSYEPSISSDGRFVAFTSSSTNLVTGDTNGAEDVFIRDRAIRKCIRVSLTEDGKEANLDSRAPSISADGKRVVFSSSATNIIPTDTNNREDVYVSLWRNPFQAPGSQPNMMIRNADETWYYGVAELNVTAEGQTATQIADRSGPVVYQLKVRNEGTAPDTFLIAGSGPTSGWTVRYFDALAGGNDITSQVIGPGFTVGPLAPGAYGELRLEVGLEPGVDPTAPHTALISGTSSADATNIDVIKAVTTETTLASQPDLLVKNEKDAWYTGDGVINSTAANQSVSQTADWTRPAVYHLKVQNDGTISDSFTIAGDAGGSGWTVRYFDAVTGGNDITAAVIGYGYSTAQLVPGASTEMRVEVAVDPGVRPSASWELFVTVRSATDATITDTTKTITSAPQPRTATHQFAAGTWLIGVPLSPVDPQADLVFGTARVARWNADSQSYAYFTAGPFDVSPGAGYWVRYDAPHTMTLQGFAPASPMTLDVMSDWNLLANPGTASLPWDQVASTGRFQPFGWVQKGDGSGYELVTTLNLSNARREIAAWQGFWFRALEEGTVTLGGVAPAGTVADVPAVDWAIQLAASAGAAADTANYIGVSQGAAVVGANPPASGAGYVDLYCVDASGARNAVALQAAGRTLVWNLVAETDIADVPVRISFDDLSLVPGDVALTLTDIDTGRRLNMRTTRGYVFQSGASGASRRLRIEACPRSGQALITAAAVAGTGTGLQIAYTLSAPGNVRAEILNIAGRTVAAIDLGRREAGAQTASWNGVGSGGTRVPAGQYLVTITCMGEDGTTASRVVPASLH; from the coding sequence ATGGACGCGCCCAAGGCAGTTCCGAACCGCACTCTCGCTGAGGAGCCGGAACTGGACGCAGCCAGGGAGGTCGACACGATGCCCCACACACGCCACAGCCACCTGTCGGCGCGCTATCTGTTGCTGGCGGGCGTGATGCTCTTTGCACTCGCCAGCGTGCTCCCCGCCTGGGGACAGATCTCCCGGGTCAGCCTGCGGGACGGCACTTCGGAAGCGGATCATCCCAACCAGGAAGCTGACGATCACTCGACAACGAGCCTGTACGGCCTGTCCAGCAGCGCTGACGGCACAATCGTCGCATTCTCCACCTTCGCGGAGAACCTGGTCCCGAATGACGGGAACGGGTTCTCGGACGTGTATGTGAGGAACACGCTGACAAACGAGACCGAGTTGGTCTCCGTGGCTCAAGATGGTGGCCCCGGCAATAACATTAGCTACCAGCCGGCCATCAGCAAGGGAGGACGGTGGGTAGCCTTCGCCTCCCTGGCGAGCAACCTCGTCCCGGACGACACCAACGGTGTGGTTGACGTCTTCCTGCGCGACCTGCAGACCGGCAGAACCATCAGGATCAGCACGGCCCCGGACGGCACCCAGGCAACGACCTTCAGTTCTTTTCCGTCCATCGCCAGCAATGCTGACGAGACCATCGTTTATCTCAGCTTCACCTCCAGCGCCACGAACCTCGTGCCCGGTGGAAGCAACGGCCTGCCCAATATCTTCCACTGCACCTACTTCTCTGACACGGATGAGAAAGTCACGCGCCAGGTCAGCATTGGCCCGACGCCCAATGGCCTGGCAGAGGGCGACGAGGCCAGCGTATTGTCCGCCATCAGCGCGGACGGCCGGTATGTGGTTTACACCACCTACATCTGGAACATCATCCCGCCGTCCAAGGTGAAGCCGGATGTGCCGGTGCTTCAATTCCTGTTCTATGACGCCGCAGTGGGCTACAGCAACTTCCGGCTCATTACCACGCCGGATGCCGGCACCTTTCCCGCAATAAGCGGCGACGGCAGGTTCTTCGCCTTTGTGCAGGACGGGAACGTGATGCTCTACGACGTCTTGCGGAAAGCCACGGAAACTGTAAGCGTCGGGCCTCTCGGGGAGGCCGGGAACGGAACCAGCTACGAACCGAGCATCAGTTCAGATGGACGCTTCGTAGCCTTCACTTCGTCGTCCACGAATCTCGTCACGGGTGATACGAACGGCGCCGAGGATGTCTTTATCCGCGACCGCGCCATCCGCAAGTGTATTCGGGTGAGCCTCACAGAAGATGGGAAAGAGGCGAACCTCGACAGCCGGGCGCCCAGCATCAGCGCTGACGGCAAGCGCGTGGTCTTCAGTAGTTCGGCCACGAACATCATCCCCACGGACACCAACAATCGGGAGGACGTCTACGTTTCGCTCTGGCGAAATCCCTTCCAGGCCCCCGGCTCGCAGCCGAATATGATGATCCGCAATGCGGACGAGACCTGGTACTACGGGGTAGCAGAACTGAACGTCACCGCGGAGGGACAGACGGCCACGCAGATCGCCGACCGCTCTGGACCGGTCGTGTACCAGCTCAAGGTACGCAATGAAGGCACCGCTCCGGATACCTTCCTCATCGCCGGGTCCGGCCCGACTTCGGGTTGGACGGTCCGGTACTTCGACGCCCTCGCGGGTGGCAATGACATCACTTCGCAAGTCATCGGTCCCGGGTTCACCGTCGGTCCCCTGGCCCCCGGCGCCTACGGGGAATTGCGGCTGGAAGTCGGGCTCGAACCGGGCGTCGACCCGACCGCACCCCACACGGCCCTGATTAGCGGGACCTCAAGCGCCGACGCGACGAATATCGACGTTATCAAAGCTGTCACCACCGAGACTACCCTGGCATCGCAGCCAGATCTGTTGGTGAAGAACGAGAAAGATGCCTGGTATACGGGCGACGGGGTAATCAACAGTACGGCGGCCAACCAGTCGGTGAGCCAGACGGCGGACTGGACCCGCCCGGCGGTATACCACCTCAAGGTGCAGAATGACGGAACCATCAGCGACAGCTTCACCATCGCCGGAGATGCCGGCGGCAGTGGTTGGACCGTGCGCTATTTCGACGCCGTGACAGGCGGCAACGACATCACTGCGGCGGTCATCGGCTACGGCTATTCCACTGCCCAACTCGTTCCCGGCGCGTCCACTGAGATGCGCGTGGAAGTCGCGGTTGACCCAGGTGTGCGTCCATCGGCCTCCTGGGAGCTGTTCGTGACAGTGCGATCCGCCACCGATGCCACGATAACGGACACTACGAAAACGATCACCAGCGCGCCGCAGCCTCGGACAGCCACCCATCAGTTCGCTGCGGGAACTTGGCTGATAGGCGTCCCCCTGTCTCCCGTGGATCCCCAGGCGGACCTTGTCTTCGGCACTGCCCGCGTCGCCCGGTGGAACGCGGACTCACAGAGCTACGCCTACTTCACCGCCGGCCCGTTCGATGTCAGTCCCGGAGCAGGTTACTGGGTGCGCTACGATGCCCCGCATACCATGACTCTGCAGGGGTTTGCACCCGCGTCGCCAATGACGCTCGATGTGATGAGCGACTGGAACCTGCTCGCGAACCCGGGCACGGCATCTCTGCCGTGGGACCAGGTCGCATCGACAGGCCGTTTCCAGCCCTTCGGTTGGGTGCAGAAAGGTGATGGCAGCGGCTACGAACTGGTGACAACCCTGAACCTGAGCAATGCTCGGCGCGAGATCGCTGCCTGGCAGGGCTTCTGGTTCCGCGCGCTGGAGGAGGGCACCGTCACGCTTGGCGGCGTGGCTCCTGCGGGTACGGTGGCTGATGTTCCTGCCGTGGACTGGGCAATACAGCTTGCGGCCTCCGCCGGCGCGGCGGCGGATACTGCGAACTATATCGGGGTGAGCCAGGGCGCTGCAGTTGTGGGGGCCAATCCTCCGGCTTCCGGCGCCGGCTATGTTGACCTGTACTGTGTGGACGCATCTGGAGCGCGGAATGCCGTGGCACTCCAGGCAGCTGGGCGCACTCTCGTCTGGAACCTGGTCGCCGAGACGGACATTGCCGATGTTCCAGTGCGGATCAGCTTCGACGACTTGTCCCTGGTTCCCGGCGATGTGGCGCTCACGCTTACGGACATAGACACTGGCAGGCGGCTGAACATGCGGACCACACGCGGTTATGTGTTCCAGTCTGGGGCATCGGGAGCGTCACGTCGCCTGCGGATTGAAGCTTGCCCGCGGTCAGGACAAGCGCTGATAACCGCGGCGGCCGTCGCAGGGACCGGCACGGGTCTGCAGATCGCGTATACCCTCTCTGCACCCGGGAACGTCCGCGCTGAAATCCTGAACATAGCGGGGCGCACCGTTGCGGCCATTGACCTGGGGAGGCGGGAAGCAGGCGCGCAGACCGCTTCGTGGAACGGCGTCGGCAGCGGCGGCACTCGCGTACCTGCCGGTCAGTATCTCGTGACCATCACCTGCATGGGTGAGGACGGGACAACAGCAAGCCGGGTTGTCCCGGCGTCGCTGCACTAG
- a CDS encoding polysaccharide deacetylase family protein, whose amino-acid sequence MIIDCRDVWPGAQVAAVSLTFDDGHPSQLQHAVPLMEDRGLRGTFYISAREDNYVETLLPWKDLADRGHEIGNHSFSHTCSRNFSNDTEAKGLERSTLDEIEADILRTEQRLQEIIPAVERSFAYPCYQTDVGEGLTRQSYVPVIARHFAAARGIGEYGFANSPVNSDLHCLWSHNAEHCRGTELIGLVRKAMKRGHWIIFAFHSIEGGRLGIAEYEFSELLDFLADERESVWTAPVVDVARFCREARAQYR is encoded by the coding sequence ATGATCATTGACTGCCGTGATGTGTGGCCGGGCGCACAGGTCGCTGCTGTGTCCCTGACCTTCGACGACGGGCACCCCAGTCAATTGCAGCACGCCGTTCCGCTCATGGAGGACCGCGGTCTTCGCGGGACCTTCTACATCAGCGCGCGTGAGGATAACTACGTAGAGACTCTTCTTCCCTGGAAGGATCTGGCTGACAGGGGACATGAGATCGGCAACCACAGCTTCAGCCACACCTGCTCCCGCAACTTTTCCAATGACACGGAGGCGAAGGGGCTGGAGCGTTCGACGCTGGACGAGATCGAAGCGGACATCCTGCGGACAGAGCAGCGTCTCCAGGAGATCATCCCGGCCGTCGAGCGCTCTTTCGCGTACCCCTGCTACCAGACGGATGTGGGGGAGGGGCTGACGAGACAGAGCTACGTGCCGGTGATCGCCCGGCATTTCGCGGCAGCCCGGGGCATCGGGGAATACGGTTTTGCGAACTCGCCGGTGAACAGCGACCTCCACTGTCTGTGGTCCCACAACGCGGAACACTGCCGGGGAACAGAACTAATCGGGCTTGTTCGCAAGGCCATGAAGCGCGGCCACTGGATCATTTTCGCCTTCCACTCCATCGAGGGCGGGCGGTTGGGGATTGCAGAGTACGAATTCAGCGAGTTGCTGGACTTCCTGGCCGACGAACGGGAGAGCGTGTGGACCGCCCCCGTGGTGGATGTTGCGCGGTTCTGCCGTGAAGCGCGAGCCCAATACCGTTGA
- a CDS encoding DUF1961 family protein translates to MQYAFTCTLAQGALAILLVLLACTRAPAQIAQFRLDGTLEGTISGEPAAATLLSGAVFVESVEGQGVEPGAAGPALSIPVTPDTWGDRGTLAFRFRASRTIRAAKLAGSDARPIQATLLTCPVGKFILIEGPAHPILRVIVAQPDVSKPLQGNIYLSHLKADRWYHLAVAWDLPSGTVDTYLNGVLQEDTFLQDVGPLMLDLDAPLELGGSMGEGDRRATLAIDEVQLFDDYMTEEQLGPTLAGRRINALEGEGRTVYSEPLDLSPYRLKLAYEADFNAPLNWVHEASLFDGEKRVRRPDGAEWVLEGPGKAWTEGGRLWMETHGGDDGHLVLWNTRQFPGDFLLEYGFSPNDSSRGLHIVFFGAKSLSGGSIFDLDLPLREGIFRNYHSGEMNCYHISGFATSETGRPRRTTNVRKNQGFFLVTCGDDRITGQGPGPHLFRLLKVGGKIALETRGLIATRFDDDGQTYGPVWQEGLIGLRIMGYTAKASFSHFRVWEVHPAE, encoded by the coding sequence ATGCAATACGCATTCACGTGCACGCTGGCGCAGGGAGCCCTGGCAATCCTGCTGGTCCTGCTCGCGTGCACTCGCGCCCCGGCCCAGATCGCGCAGTTCCGTCTGGACGGCACCCTGGAGGGTACAATTAGCGGTGAACCCGCCGCCGCCACGCTGCTCTCCGGTGCTGTTTTCGTGGAGTCCGTCGAGGGGCAGGGCGTCGAGCCCGGAGCCGCAGGTCCGGCGCTGTCAATCCCGGTCACCCCAGACACCTGGGGGGACCGCGGGACCCTCGCCTTCCGGTTCAGAGCTTCCCGCACCATCCGTGCCGCGAAGCTTGCCGGTTCCGATGCAAGACCCATCCAGGCCACTCTGTTGACCTGCCCCGTCGGGAAGTTCATCCTCATTGAAGGCCCGGCTCATCCCATCCTCCGGGTAATCGTTGCCCAGCCGGACGTGAGCAAGCCGCTGCAAGGCAATATCTACCTGAGCCACCTGAAAGCCGATCGCTGGTATCATCTAGCGGTCGCCTGGGACCTTCCTTCCGGCACGGTGGACACGTACCTCAACGGCGTCCTACAGGAGGATACGTTCCTGCAGGACGTGGGCCCACTGATGCTCGACCTCGATGCGCCCCTGGAATTGGGTGGCTCCATGGGCGAAGGCGACCGACGGGCCACTCTTGCGATAGACGAAGTCCAGCTGTTTGACGACTACATGACGGAAGAGCAGCTTGGACCGACTCTCGCTGGCCGCCGGATCAACGCCCTCGAGGGAGAAGGCAGGACCGTCTACAGCGAGCCGCTGGACCTGAGCCCCTATCGTCTGAAACTTGCATACGAGGCGGACTTCAACGCCCCGCTCAACTGGGTGCACGAGGCGTCCCTTTTCGACGGTGAAAAGCGCGTTCGCAGGCCGGATGGCGCAGAGTGGGTCCTCGAGGGACCAGGCAAGGCGTGGACAGAAGGCGGCCGCCTGTGGATGGAGACCCACGGTGGCGATGACGGTCACCTCGTCCTGTGGAACACCCGGCAGTTTCCAGGGGATTTCCTGCTAGAGTATGGCTTCTCGCCAAATGACTCCAGCCGCGGCCTGCATATCGTGTTCTTCGGCGCGAAGTCCCTTTCGGGAGGGTCGATATTCGATCTTGATCTGCCCCTGCGGGAGGGTATCTTCCGCAACTACCACAGTGGCGAGATGAACTGCTACCATATCTCCGGCTTCGCCACATCCGAGACCGGGCGGCCGCGACGCACCACAAACGTGCGCAAGAACCAGGGCTTCTTCCTTGTCACCTGCGGCGACGATCGCATCACCGGTCAGGGGCCCGGCCCCCACTTGTTCCGGCTGCTCAAAGTCGGCGGGAAGATCGCGCTGGAGACCCGGGGACTGATCGCCACGCGCTTCGACGACGACGGGCAGACATACGGTCCCGTCTGGCAGGAAGGCCTCATAGGCCTGCGCATCATGGGCTACACTGCAAAAGCATCCTTCAGCCACTTCCGCGTCTGGGAAGTGCACCCAGCCGAATGA
- a CDS encoding sulfatase, with translation MSISRRRFVQAGLLASGGLASLLAGRDSHADTPANRPLNVLFIAVDDLRPQLNCFGHERMISPNLDRLAARGTAFQRTYCQQAVCAPSRASLLTGMRPDSTRVWDLNTPLPTTRPDVVTLPGHFRANGYEAVSMGKIYHHGKRDDPNSWSLDPWYPKTSSHADPKTREEGRLAREEARKMGKEPAWRGPATECLDVPDETYPDGLTAAHAIEEMRRLKDRPFFLAAGFLRPHLPFACPKRYWDMYPEDTISLADNPFRPADCPDIALHTWGELRAYYEIPQTGPLSDEKARELIRGYYACTTFTDTQIGKLLDELDNLGLRDHTVVVVWGDHGWNLGEHGLWCKHCNFETSVHSPLIISAPNQGAPGRPTTALCEFVDIYPTLCELCGLPLPAHLEGTSLKPLMYDPGRPWKLAAFSQYPRGKIMGYTMRTDRYRYTEWQQKDKSVVARELYDHETDPGENVNIANRPEAAGTVAELGKMLAEGWQAAKPPA, from the coding sequence ATGTCCATCTCTCGCAGGAGATTCGTCCAGGCAGGCCTTCTGGCATCCGGGGGTCTCGCGTCACTCCTGGCGGGTCGTGATTCCCATGCAGACACTCCCGCGAACCGCCCGTTGAACGTGTTGTTCATCGCCGTGGACGACCTGCGCCCCCAACTCAACTGCTTCGGCCATGAACGCATGATCTCGCCGAACCTCGACCGTCTCGCGGCCAGGGGCACGGCATTTCAGCGCACTTACTGTCAGCAGGCGGTCTGCGCACCATCGAGAGCCAGCCTTCTCACGGGGATGCGCCCTGATTCCACTCGGGTTTGGGACCTGAACACCCCACTGCCTACGACGCGTCCGGACGTGGTCACTCTGCCCGGACATTTTCGCGCCAACGGCTATGAGGCGGTGAGCATGGGCAAGATCTACCACCACGGCAAGCGGGATGACCCCAATAGCTGGAGTCTGGACCCGTGGTACCCGAAGACTTCCAGCCACGCCGACCCCAAGACTCGCGAAGAGGGAAGGCTGGCGCGTGAGGAAGCACGCAAGATGGGAAAAGAACCTGCGTGGCGTGGACCGGCCACGGAGTGTCTCGATGTGCCGGATGAGACCTACCCGGACGGGCTCACGGCTGCCCATGCCATCGAGGAGATGCGTCGCCTCAAGGATCGCCCGTTTTTCCTGGCCGCCGGGTTCCTCCGGCCGCACCTGCCCTTCGCATGCCCGAAGCGCTACTGGGACATGTACCCCGAGGATACCATCAGTCTGGCCGACAACCCTTTCCGGCCCGCGGACTGCCCCGATATCGCGCTGCACACGTGGGGCGAGTTGCGGGCGTACTACGAGATCCCGCAGACGGGCCCGCTCAGCGATGAGAAGGCGCGCGAACTGATACGCGGCTACTACGCGTGCACCACCTTCACCGACACCCAGATCGGCAAGCTGCTGGACGAACTGGATAACCTCGGTCTGCGCGACCACACGGTGGTCGTGGTGTGGGGGGACCACGGCTGGAACCTGGGCGAGCACGGGCTGTGGTGCAAGCACTGCAACTTCGAGACATCCGTGCACTCACCGCTCATCATCAGCGCCCCGAATCAGGGCGCACCGGGCAGGCCCACCACCGCCCTGTGCGAGTTTGTGGACATCTACCCGACGCTTTGTGAACTGTGCGGTCTACCCCTGCCAGCGCATCTCGAGGGCACAAGCCTGAAGCCGCTCATGTACGACCCTGGACGCCCGTGGAAACTTGCGGCCTTCAGCCAGTACCCCCGGGGAAAGATTATGGGCTACACAATGCGCACCGACCGGTACCGCTACACGGAATGGCAGCAGAAAGACAAGAGTGTCGTGGCGCGGGAACTGTACGACCACGAGACTGATCCGGGGGAGAACGTGAACATCGCCAACCGACCGGAAGCGGCAGGAACGGTGGCGGAGCTGGGGAAGATGCTCGCCGAGGGCTGGCAGGCCGCGAAGCCCCCGGCCTGA
- a CDS encoding aminotransferase class V-fold PLP-dependent enzyme — MSDKKAELAINGGPKAVEKIECPAEPKVGLEEFLELADTWGYSAEAVERVRAALKDEPLGSGPHLTRYYNPRPSKVVAMEEEVRKFLRCRYVLALHSGTSALETAYVAGGIGPGTEVIVPAYTFFATAAAVVSAKGIPVIAEIDESLTIDPTDVAKKITPRTKAIVPVHMIGTVCDMDPIMKLAKDNDCLVIEDTAQAAGAEYKGKRCGTIGDLGCFSISSYKYIGAGEAGLVVTDDERLFIRAQNHHDTGACWRPDRYAEERFEGELFCGTNYRLSELEGAVNLVQFRKAPARLERNRTVYKRFTDRLVPHTDIIPQQVRDVEGQVGYRFAFFAPDAAQARTLTDALQAEGVGASVMTAGGARDWHIYSYWEHILKQKSATPEGCPFTCPYYNAPLPPYAEDMCPRTLDLLSRCVTLGLSEWYTEEDCAQLAGAVNKVLGAFHTPIEGAAWHDIKV, encoded by the coding sequence ATGTCAGACAAGAAGGCCGAACTCGCAATCAATGGTGGCCCGAAGGCCGTGGAGAAGATTGAATGCCCGGCAGAGCCCAAAGTCGGGCTGGAGGAGTTCCTGGAACTCGCGGACACGTGGGGGTACAGCGCGGAAGCCGTGGAGCGCGTCCGAGCAGCGCTCAAGGACGAGCCCCTGGGCAGCGGGCCGCACCTGACGCGTTACTATAACCCGCGCCCGTCGAAAGTGGTGGCGATGGAAGAGGAAGTCCGCAAGTTCCTGCGCTGCAGGTACGTCCTGGCACTGCACTCGGGCACTTCGGCACTGGAGACCGCCTACGTGGCGGGGGGCATTGGTCCTGGAACAGAGGTCATCGTCCCCGCATACACATTCTTCGCCACCGCGGCGGCCGTGGTGAGCGCCAAAGGCATACCGGTCATCGCCGAGATTGACGAGTCGCTAACCATCGACCCGACGGACGTGGCGAAGAAGATCACCCCGCGGACCAAAGCCATCGTCCCCGTGCATATGATCGGCACCGTCTGCGACATGGACCCCATCATGAAGCTCGCGAAGGATAATGACTGCCTGGTGATCGAAGACACCGCCCAGGCTGCGGGGGCCGAGTACAAGGGCAAGCGCTGCGGCACCATCGGCGACCTGGGCTGCTTCAGCATCAGTAGCTACAAATACATCGGCGCGGGTGAAGCGGGCCTTGTGGTTACTGACGATGAGCGCCTGTTCATCCGCGCCCAGAATCACCACGACACCGGCGCTTGCTGGAGGCCCGACCGGTATGCGGAGGAGCGATTCGAAGGCGAGCTCTTCTGTGGCACTAACTACCGCCTGTCTGAGCTTGAGGGCGCGGTGAACCTGGTGCAATTCCGGAAGGCCCCGGCGCGTTTGGAACGGAACCGGACGGTCTACAAGCGGTTCACGGATCGTCTTGTCCCCCACACCGACATCATCCCGCAGCAGGTGCGCGATGTTGAGGGCCAGGTAGGTTACCGGTTCGCCTTCTTCGCTCCCGACGCAGCCCAGGCCCGGACACTCACGGATGCCCTGCAGGCCGAAGGCGTGGGCGCCAGCGTAATGACCGCAGGTGGCGCGCGCGACTGGCACATCTACAGCTACTGGGAGCACATCCTGAAGCAGAAGTCGGCGACGCCTGAAGGCTGCCCCTTCACCTGCCCCTACTACAACGCGCCGCTGCCGCCTTACGCCGAAGACATGTGCCCGCGCACTCTGGACCTGCTGTCCCGCTGCGTGACCTTGGGCTTGAGCGAGTGGTACACCGAAGAGGACTGCGCGCAGCTTGCCGGTGCGGTGAACAAGGTGCTGGGGGCATTCCACACGCCGATTGAGGGTGCGGCGTGGCATGACATCAAAGTCTAG
- a CDS encoding bifunctional methionine sulfoxide reductase B/A protein, translating to MTSEPKPGEYRKLTPEEAAVILHKGTERPFTGEYTDHFAEGIYTCRQCGAMLYRSEDKFKAHCGWPAFDDEIPGAVKRVPDADGRRTEIICANCGGHLGHVFTGEGYTDKNTRHCVNSISMLFRPAEEVKFGRAIFAAGCFWGVEYQFQQQPGVLSTTVGYIGGSTEKPTYEQVCSHTTGHAEAVEVLYDPVRISFEDLAKLFFEIHDPTQVDRQGPDIGDQYRSAIFTTNDDQKAIAEKLIADLKGRGMKIATQVTPAGKFWPAEEYHQDWFTKKGGYSCHRRQKLW from the coding sequence ATGACCAGCGAACCCAAGCCCGGCGAATACCGGAAACTCACCCCCGAAGAGGCGGCTGTCATTCTCCACAAGGGCACTGAGCGACCCTTCACCGGGGAATATACCGATCACTTCGCCGAGGGTATCTACACCTGCCGCCAGTGTGGGGCAATGCTGTACCGGTCCGAAGACAAGTTCAAGGCACACTGTGGCTGGCCGGCGTTCGATGACGAGATTCCGGGCGCTGTGAAGCGTGTGCCCGATGCCGACGGCCGCCGCACAGAGATCATCTGCGCCAACTGCGGAGGCCATCTGGGTCACGTGTTTACCGGGGAAGGCTATACGGACAAGAACACCCGGCATTGCGTGAACTCGATCTCGATGCTGTTCCGGCCCGCTGAGGAGGTGAAGTTCGGCCGGGCGATCTTCGCCGCCGGCTGCTTCTGGGGTGTGGAATACCAGTTCCAACAGCAGCCGGGTGTCCTGAGCACTACGGTGGGGTATATTGGCGGCAGCACTGAGAAGCCCACCTACGAACAGGTCTGCAGCCACACTACCGGCCACGCAGAGGCGGTGGAGGTCCTTTACGACCCAGTGCGCATTTCCTTCGAGGATCTCGCAAAGCTCTTCTTCGAGATCCACGATCCGACCCAGGTTGACCGCCAGGGACCGGATATCGGTGACCAGTACCGTTCGGCGATATTCACCACCAATGATGACCAGAAGGCCATCGCCGAGAAACTCATTGCTGATCTCAAGGGGCGGGGGATGAAGATAGCGACCCAGGTAACGCCCGCGGGGAAGTTCTGGCCGGCAGAGGAGTATCACCAGGACTGGTTCACGAAAAAGGGCGGATACTCATGCCACCGCCGCCAGAAGCTGTGGTAG